From the Archangium lipolyticum genome, the window CGCTGGGCCATCTTCCGCTTCGCCGTGCGCGCCGCGGGTGCCCGGGCGCTGCCGCTGCTCGCGCAGATGGCCGCGCAGGACCCGCGCTTCCTCCAGGACTACCAGGACTTCCAGCGGCTCTACGCCGAGGGCGCGGTGGACTTCGCCCGCGTCTGGATGGGCAAGGAAGAGCGCCACCAATGCATCATGGAAGAAGGAGCGCCGCACTGATGACTCGCATGTCTCATGGACACCGCTCCACCGGCTGGCGCGTGGCGCTGCTCGCCGCCGCGGCCTGGCTGCTGCCCGCCGGCGCCTCCGCCGCCGGCACCGACAAGACGCCCCTGCGCCAGGTGACGTGCTCGTTCACCGGCATGGTGGACGAGCTGCGCGCGGCGCTGAAGTCCGGCTCGCCCGCCTACCGCAAGTACGTGAAGGAGCGGCTGAAGGTGGCCGCCCGGGCCATGCCCGCCGACGAGCTGCTCGCCGTCATCCAGCAGGAGAGGGATGCCGACACGCTGGAGGCCCTGGGCGCGGCCCTGGCCGGCAAGGCCAGCTTCAGCGAGGACGCCACGCTCCTCCAGCCGCTGCTCGCGCGCGCGGCGGGGGATGCCGATCCGGGCCTGCGCGCCGCGGCGGTGCGAGGGCTGCGCGGCACCGGCTCGGTGGACGCGATGGCGAAGAACGGCGGCGTGGTGACGTACGAGCAGCTCATCCGCGACAGCGCGCCCGAGGTGCGCCAGGCGGTGGTGGAGAACCTCGTCCACGAGAGCGCGAAGGTGTACTTCGGCCACGACCGCACCGTGTCCGAGACGGCCGTCAACACGGCGCTGGCCGCGAAGGACCCCGAGGTGGCCGCGAAGCTGCTGTCCGAGGTCTCCATGGAGCAGGTGGGCCACGGCACGGTGGAGCAGCTCCGCCAGCAGCTGCGCTCGGACAACGCGAGCCTGCGCGGGGCGGCGGCGACGGCGCTCGGCGGCGTGCCCGGGGCGGAGTCCGCGAGCGTGCGCGACTCGCTCGTCGAGCTCTACCGCACGGACAAGGACCCGGCGGTGCGCAAGGCGGCGCTCCAGGGAATCGTCCGGCTGGGCATGGGCGGCGCGCTGTCCACGCTCGAGTCGCTGCGGGGCGTGGCGCCCGCGATGGATCCGGAGATCGACGCCTGGCGGACCGCGCTCGGGATGAACCTCCAGGAGTGGGAGCTGCTGCTCCGGGAGAAGGAGCGTCTGCGCAAGTAACGGGGGGAACGCAGTTCCGCAGTGCAACCTCAGAGGAGGCAGTATGAACGTGAAGAAGATGCTGTACGCCGCCGTGGCCCTCACGGCCGGCTGGGCGGGCGTGGCCGTCTCCGCCACCGCGAAGGGTCCCATCTGCGAGACCACCGCGAACGTGAACTCGACCACGTACTACAACTGCTCGGGCAGCAGCCACACCGCGCTCGACATGGGCAACGCGTCCTGCGGTGAGTGGAACCACCGCGCCATGCTCTCCGGCAGCTACTACTACCGGTACTACGGCGGCTGTGCGGCGGCCTGCTACGGCTCGACCTGCAACGGCGGCGCGGGCAACTACTACGTCGTCACCGGCTCCAACGGCTGGGAGCACCGCCAGCTTCACATCTACGCCAACGTCAGCTCCGGCTCGAAGACGTGCGACGGCTGCGCGCTGGGCCTCGTGGGCGGCACCGGCAGCGCCACCGGCCCGCACGTGCACGCGGACAACCGTCAGTACGGCACCCGCAAGTCGGCCTGGTACACCAGCAAGGGCACCACCTGCGGCTCCAGCGCCTACTGCGGCAACGTGGTCGGCTACCCCACGCTTCAGTAGTAGTCCCCCTGCCCCGCTCCTCCACCTCGCGGAGCGGGGCAGCTCCTCCCGGCCGGTGGCCCGCCCGCTCGCCCCACGGGCAGGAGACCCGAGGCCCCATGCCCATTCGCTTGTGACCGCTCGCTCCGGCTCCCCACCTTGTCCCAAGGGAACCGTTGAACGCGGCGGAAGGAAGGGATGGGCATGCACAAGTGGACATGGAGCCTGACGGCGGTGGCCCTGCTCGGCCTCGCTTCCGGCTGCAACAAGGGGAACAACGAGAACGCGAATGACCGGGGCGTGGTCGCGACGGAGCGCGGCCGCATGGGCGAGGAAGCCCCGGTGGAGAACGAGAGCGTCACCGAGCAGAAGCCCGAGGTCATCGGCGGCGAGGACCTGGCGGACCAGGAAATCTACGGCACGGTGACGGGAATGGGCGCCCAGAGCATCACGGTGCGCGACAACAGCGGGAGCACCACGATGACGCTCGCGCTGCAGGAGGACACCCGCTTCCTCAGCCAGGGCCAGCCGGCGCAACGCACCCAGCTGCGCGAGGGCGTGCAGGTGCGTGCCTCCTATGACGAGCTGGGGGGCAAGTACGAGGCCACCACGGTGGAGCTCTTCCCCAAGGCGGCGAAGCCCCAGACCCCGGAGAAGTGAGAGGTGTTCCCATGCAGCATCACACGCGAGAGATTCCCCGCGAGGTGTGGTCCGACTACCTCACCCTGCTGAGCAGCATCGAGCGGGACCACCAGGTCCGTGTCGAGGCAGGGAGTCCGGACCTGGGCGAGCAGACGGTGGCCGCGAGCCTGCCGCTGGTGGACATCTCCGTCGAGGAGAAGGGCAGCGACGAGGGGGCCATCGAGGTGACGGTGGGACGGCCCGGCGAGGAGATCACCCACCGCATCCTGCACCCGGAGCACGTCTGGGCCGAGGAGAGCGACAGCGGAGACATCGAGTGCCTGGACATCGAGGACTCGGACCACGTGAAGACGCTCATCTACTTCGAGCCGCGGCTGGGGCTCGAGGAGGGCCTGTCCCAGCAGGTGTAGCCGGAAACGGCGAGGCCGGAGACGCCCCACCCCCCAAGAGGTGGTGCATCCCCGGCCCCTGTGTCAGCTCAGACGAGCGGACGGATTACGGGTACAGCGCGCGGGCGCCGGTCTTGTCCAGGCTGGTCAGCACGAGGTCGCCCGTCTGGGTGCCGTTGCACTGGGGGTAGTGCATGACGGAGGCGCGGTCGTAGGTGCTGGTCAGCGCGCGCCACTGGTTGTCCTCGTAGCAGCCGGAGGAGGTGGAGCGGGTGTGCTCGTGGCGGAAGCCGAGCGTGTGGCCCAGCTCGTGGCGCAGCACGCCCGTCAGGGTCCAGGAGCCCGAGCTGCCGAAGGCGCTGGTGTCGATGAGGACGTTGCGGGCCGAGCGGCTGGAGTTCGGGAAGAACGCGCGCGCCACGTAGCCGGCGCCGCTCACCTGGCGCACGTCGAACACCACCGCCGACTGGGACGCGGTGCAGTTGGAGTCGTAGCTGCTGCTGTGCACGAAGTTGACGTTGGCGGTGGCCTCCCAGGCCGCGGTCGCGCTGTTCATCGCGCTCACCACGGTGTTGTAGCGCGAGCCGAACGAGGAGGAGCTCACGCAGTAGGTGATGTTGCGGGCCGCGGTGGCGCTCCACTTGATGTCGCGGCCGCTCACGTAATACACGGCCAGCCCGCCCTCGGCGGTACCTACGTCGCCGTTGGCAACGAAGTTGTCATAGTACTCGCGCAGACCCTGCACGCCCTCGACGGCCTCGTCGCCGTTGACGACGTAGACGTCGCCCTCGTCCTTGATGGCCTGGGCCTGGAACTCCTCGAACGTCGGGATCTGCTGCTCGGCGGCCTCGGGGCCACCGCAACCAACAAGAGCCACACCAGCCAGCAACGCCATCGAAAGCTTGCGCATGGGGGATTCCTTTTCGGGAACTTCAGGGGGTTGGCACGGCCGCCTGGGTTTCCCCAGCCGCGGTCGCGCGCCGCCTCCCATGAGCAACCGCCGGGCCAACCGTCCACGCTTCGGGAAATCGCGGACTTGGCGAGGATGGCGCGGGGAGTCGTGGAGTATTGGGAGTCCAGGTATTCCTGGGTTCCCTGTAAAGGACCCTGACTTTTCGCGCGAAATCCCTCGTGGTGCCGGGCGTTTATCCGCTTCCCGTCATCACTGTCCGACTCTCGGACGAGGTGTCGCCGTATCAGACAGCGGGCACACGTCTCCTGATGGAGGACCTCTCCAACAAGGAAACGGCCACGGACTCGGTCCAAATACAGCCACGGCGGCAAGTACAACCACAACAGCGGGCACCGCATTCATTGAAGGGCCAAGGAAGCGCCCTCCCGAGGACGGGAGGGTGGGCTTCCCTGGCCCGGACATCACCTACGAGGCCCAGGGGGCCTGGGGACTACGGGTACAGCGCGCGGGCGCCGGACTTGTCGAGGCTGGTCAGCACGAGGTCGCCCGTCTGGGTGCCCCTGCACTGCGGGTAGTGCATGACGGAGGACGAGTCGTAGCTGGTCAGCGCGCGCCAGTTGGCGTCCTCGTAGCAGCCGGTGCTGCTCAGCCGGGTGTGCTCGTGGCGGAAGCCGAGGGTGTGGCCCAGCTCGTGGCGCAGCACGCCGGTCAGCGTCCAGACGCCCATGTTGCCGAAGGCGCTGCTGTCGATGAGGACGTTGCGGGCCGAGCGGCTGGAGTTCGGGAAGAACGCGCGCGCGGTGTAACCGGCGCCGGTCACCTGGCGCACGTCGAACACCACCGCCGTCTGGGACGCGGTGCAGTTGGAGTCGTAGGCGCTGCTGTGCACGAAGTTGACGTTGGCGGTGGCCTCCCAGGCCGCGGCCGCGTTGTTCATCGCGCTCACGACGGTGCTGTAGCGCGAACCGAAGGAGGAGGAGCTCACGCAGTAGGTGAGGTTGCGAGCCGCGGTGGAGCTCCACTTGATGTCACCGCCGATGTAGTACACGGCCAGCTCGCCATTGGCGGTGCCCACTTCGCCGTTGGCCACGTAGTTGTCGTAGTACGCGCGCAGCCCCTGGACGCCCTCGACGGCCTCGTCGCCGTTGACGACGTAGACGTCGCCCTCGTCCTTGATGGCCGAGGCCTGGAACTCCTCGAACGTGGGGATCTTCTGCTCGGCGACCTCGGGACCACCGCAACCAACGAGGGCCACACCAGCCAGCAACGCCATCGAAAGCTTGCGCATCGGGATTCCTTTTTCGGGGACTGCAGGGGGGGATAAGGAGCGCGCTCGCCCGGGACTCCCCGGCCACGACCGCGTTCTCATTCCCTGAGCAACCCCCGAGCCAGGAATACGGCTCCTTGGAATTTCCAGGACTTGGCTGGATTCGCCTGGATTCCAGTGGAGCATCCGCGCTCCAACCGGGGCGCCAGGGATGCCAAATCCCTTTACACTCCACTCTCCAAGATTCTGAGATTTCCAGAACCTGAGAACAAGACGGTACACCTGTCCTGGAATCGAACACCTGCTGTCGCCTGGGCGGCCACACGCCCGGTCACGCCGCGGCGCGGCGGAGAGAGAGGATCAGCCGTGGGCGGCCTCGGGCCCCTGGGCGGGCTCGGACGAGGTGCTGGCGTCGGCCTGGGCGAAGTAGATGCGCTCGAGCAGCTTGCGGTGGTGGATGAGGGGCTTGTCGTACTTGCCCAGCCGCATGCCCTTCATGCTGTAGGGGGTGTGGGCCACCAGGGGGATGAAGCGGGCGTCGTCGCGGACCTCGAACCAGCTCAGTAGGAGGGCGGCGCGACGCATCAGCGGCATGAGCGGGCGCAGGCGCTCGTCGTGGAGCTGGACGAAGGAGAAGAAGTGCAGGCGCGTGGTGCTCGCCGTCTCCGGCACGAAGAAGATGACGGCGCGGTTGACGAAGGGGCGCTGCTGGCCGGTGGGGCTCGTCCAGGTGATGGTGTAGTCGGTGCGCACGGGGTCGAAGCGCGTCACCCAGTGGTTGTGGAAGATGTCACCGTTGCGCAGCAGCAACAGGGGAATCAGGTACGAGGGCCGCTGGGGCGCGCTGTAGCGCACCTCGGTGCGGTCATCGAAGTTGTGGGCCTCGTACTCGATGTCCTTCGTCTGGGCGCGGCTCCACCCGAGGCGGGTGTGGACGAAGGGGGTGTGCTCGTCCTCGCTGAAGTTGTCGAGGGCCACGTGTAGCGGCGCGCGGAAGAGCATGGAGAAGGTGCCGTTGAAGTCGTAGCCCTGGGGAACGAAGTCGGGGAAGGCGGAGGGGGGCGCGTCCCGGGCGGCGAGCCACAGGGAGTCGAAGCGCTCGACGAGCTGGAAGGAGCGCGCGTCGCACTTCTTGAGGTCGGGCTGGCTGGGGCTGCGGCCGTGGCCGTCGGCGTCGAAGAGCCAGCCGTGGTAGGGGCACTCGAGGCGGCCCTCGGGGGTGACACGGCCGGCGGACAGCGGGGCCAGACGGTGGGGGCAGGCATCGGCGAGCGCGGCGGGGCGGCCCTGGGCATCGCGGAAGAGGACGTAGGCGCGGCCGGCGAGCTCCACGCGCACCGGCTTCTCCTTGAGCTTCCGGGAGGGCAGAACGGGGTGGAAGAAGCGGGTGACGTCGGGCATGAGCTCCATGGCCGCAGTATATGCGCGGGGCCTGGGACACCGCCGGGGGCGCCCTGTCTGAAGGATGCTGGACGGAGCCCACTCCCGCGTCGCCGCCGGACTGGGACCGTGCACATACTGACCGCTCGTCCCGGCCCCGACCCGGCCGGGCGGAGGACGGATGACGCTGGAATCGCTGCTCCTGGAGGTCTGGCCCCACGTGGCGGCGGCGTTCGCGGTGGTGGCCAACCTGCTGGCCACCGGGCACGCGGTACTGCGCAAGCGGGACGTGCGCGCGGCGGTGGCCTGGGTGGGGCTGGTGTGGCTGGTTCCGCTGGTGGGAGTGGTGCTGTACCTGCTGCTGGGCATCAACCGCATCCGCCGCCGGGGCCGCTCGCTGGCGCTGCGCCAGGAGCACGGCCAGTTTCCTCCGAGGCCGGAGGTGACGGCGTGCACCCCCGAGGAGCTCGCGGTGGCCATGCTCCCGGCGGCGCACCTGGCCTCGCTGGCCCGGCTGGTGGACGAGGTGGTGCACCACCGGCCCCTGCTGCCGGGCAACCGGCTCGTCCCCTTGGAGGCCGGAGCGGGCGCCTACCCGGCCATGCTGGACGCCATCGAGGCGGCGCGCACCTCCATCTCGCTGTGCAGCTACATCTTCGACAACGACGAGGCGGGCCGGCGCTTCGTGGAGGCCCTGGGGCGCGCGGTGAAGCGCGGGGTGCAGGTGCGGGTGCTCATCGACGCGCTGGGGGCGCGCTACGACTGGCCGCCCATCACCGGGCGCCTGCGCCGGGCGGGGGTGCGGGTGGCGCGCTTCCTCCCCACGCTGCTGATGCCGGCGCGCCTGCCCTTCATGAACCTGCGCAACCACCGCAAGCTGCTGGTGGTGGACGGGCGGGTGGGGTTCACCGGGGGGATGAACATCCGCGAGCACTTCCTGCCCGGCCATGGCGACGCGAGGGACCTGCACTTCCGGGTGGAGGGGCCGGTGGTGGGGCAGTTGCAGGAGACGTTCGCCGAGGACTGGGCCTTCACCACGAAGGAGCGCCTGCAAGGGGAGGCGTGGTTCCCGCCGCTGGAGCCCGTGGGGCCGGTGTTGGCGCGGGGGATTCCGGATGGCCCGGACGAGGACTTCGAGACCCTGCGCTGGACGCTGCTGGGGGCATTGGCGTGCGCGCGCTCCACGGTGCGCATCGTCACGCCCTACTTCATCCCGGACTCGGCGCTCGTCACGGCGCTGAACGTGGCGGCGCTGAGGGGCGTGCGGGTGGACGTGGTGCTACCCGAGCGCCTCAACCTCCCGGTGGTGCAGTGGGCCGCCACCGCGCAGCTGTGGCAGGTGATGCGCCCGAACTGCCGCATCTTCCTCACGGCGCCCCCGTTCGATCACACCAAGCTGATGGTGGTGGACGGGGTGTGGTCGCTGGTGGGCTCGGCGAACTGGGATCCGCGCTCGCTGCGGCTCAACTTCGAGTTCGACGTGGAGTGCTACGATCCGGAGCTCGCCATGCGGCTGGAGGGCCTCATCGAGGAGCGGCTGAAGCGTGCGCGGCAGCTCACCCAGGAGGAGCTGAGCGCCCGGTCCCTGCCCATCCGGCTGCGGGATGGCGTGGCCCGGCTGCTGTCGCCGTACCTGTAGGCGCGCGCGCCGCCTCAGGCGTTGGCCACCCGGGACACGGCCTCCGTCCAGCGGATGTCGAAGGTGCAGCCGGTGGCGTCGAAGGACAGCACTTCCACGTGCACGTCATGAGCGCCGGCCACCTGCTGCGCCCGGAGGATGAGCCCCACCATGAAGGAGGGGTGGTCGCAGAGGACGTCGTTCATCCACAGCTCGACGTGCTGCGGCGAGTGGTCCACCAGCCGCACCTCGCTGAAGTTGTTGCCGCCGCGGAGGTCCTGACTGATGCGCGCCAGCGTCAACCCGAGCCCGAAGGCCGGGGCGAGCCCCGCCACCACGCGCCCCACGAACGTCTGGAGGTAGCCCTCCAGGAAGTGCTCCCCCATCCAGCCATGCGCCTCGGAGGGAGACAGGTCCGGGTAGAGCGCCTCGGAGGCGATGCGCACGAACGTCTTCCACTGCTCCAGGGGGTAGGAGATGGCGAGTGGATGCTCCAGATCCAACCCCGCCTCCAGCAACCGGGCCCGGGCCTCGGAAGACAGGCGCGCCCCCAGACCGCGCACGAAGAGCGCTTCGACGGTCGTGGCGAAGACCTGTTTCTCCAGCGGCATGACGGCCTCCTCGGCTCCTCCAAGGAAAGCGGCTCCAACACAGAGGCGCATCACGCGCCACTACCGAACGATCAGCTTCTCACAAAACAAGACACTTCCGCCAGACCACGGGGGGCGGTGTTGGACCGCGAGCCCACGAGTCAGGAGGGAACACGGCCGACGAGCGCGAGGATGGTGTCGCCGTAGCGCTCGGCCAGCTTGGGGCCCACGCCGTGGATGCGTTGCAGCGCGGCACCATCGCGAGGGCGCGCGGTGGCGATGGCACCGAGCACCTTGTCGGTGAGGATGCGGAAGGCGGGGACGCGCCGTTTGCGTGCCTCGGCGAGCCGCCACGTGCGCAGGGCCTCCACGAGTTGGGGCGAGGCCGTGCTCACACCGAGCGTCGCCCCGCTACGCCTGGAGCGCTCCAACGCCCGTGCCAGGGCCTCGCGGCCGCGAGGCGCCCGAGGCACCTCCACCCGCTCCGCCATGTCACCCTCGAACTCGTAGTCGTACTCGACCTCGGTCCGGGCCGGAGCCGAGCGCTTCCTCCTGCCTCCGGAAGCGGCTGCCTTGCGGCGCGACGTGCGGCGGCTTCCTCCGGCCGCGGAGGACGCCTTGGCCCGCGAGCCCCGGCGCTTGCGCGCGGGAGCCTCGTCCGCAGGCCGTGGCAGTTGTACCTGTCCCGGTGCGGGCTCGCGCGTCCTCCGGCCCTCGGGCGTGAGCGTCACGCGCTGGAAGGTGATGTTCTGCCCGTCCTTCTCGAAGGTGTCCTCGGACAGGCGCACGAGCCCCGCCCGCACCAGTCCCCCGAGCAGCCGCTCGAAATCGCGGCGTGGGAGCGCCTCGCCGAACAGCTCCCGGTGAAGCCGGCCGGTGGCCTGGGCATCGCGCTCGTGGAGCGTCCCGAGGATGCGCGCGAGCGCCTGGGCCTCCGACGCGGAAGGCTCGCCGAAGCGCAGGGTGGCGCACGACTCGGGCGCGCAGACATCGCACAGGCCGCACGCCGCGCCCGTGTCCTGCACGTCACCGAAGTGCTCCACCAGGTGCCGCATCCTGCACCCGTGCGACTCGGCGTAGCGCGCCATGTGCTCCAGCTGCGACTGCTTGTGCTCCCGCTGCGTCGTGTACGCGGCCATCCAGCCCGGCCGCCCGCGCTTCACGGACTCGTCCGGCGTCACCTCCACGCCGCCGTGGATCCACAACTGCTCGAGCGCCTTGTCGAAGACCTCGGACTCCATGCGCACCCGCGCCGACAGCGCCTCCTTGGGCTCCGGCTCCTCGCGCGTGGCGCGGTAGATGCGCTCGAGCACCGAGGGCTCGGGGTAGTCGCGCTGGTGGAAGAACTCGTGCGTGCGCCGGTCGATGAAGGAGTGCAGCAGCACCGCGCGCGAGGGCTTCCCATCCCGGCCCGCGCGCCCCAGCTCCTGGTAGTAGCCCTCCACGCTCGCGGGCAGCGCCGCATGCACCACCGTGCGCACGTCCGCCTTGTCGATGCCCATGCCGAAGGCCGTCGTCGCCACGATGACCTCCAGCCGGCCATTGAGGAACCGCGTCTGCACCTCGTCGCGCTCCGTGGCACTCATGCCCGCGTGGTAGGTGCCCGTGCGGAACTCCGCGCCGAGTTCCTCCGTGTACCGCTCCGCGTGCTTGCGCGTCGCCGCGTAGACGATGGCCGGACGGTGCGCCGGGTCCGCGAGCAGCTCGCGGATGGCGTCGGCGCGCTGGCTCGGATTGAGCTCGCGCACCTCGATGGCGATGTTGGTGCGCCGGAAGCCGTGGATGAAGGTGCGCGCGGGCGCGCTCCCCGTGCCCTTGAGCCCCAGCTGCTGGACGATGTCCCGCTGTACCCCCGGTGTCGCCGTCGCGGTGAGCGCCACGACCGGCGCCGGACGGAGCATCGGCAGCCGGGCCCCCAGCAGCCGGTAGTCCGGGCGGAAGTCGTGCCCCCACTGCGAGATGCAGTGGGCCTCGTCCACCGCCACGAGTGCCGGTGTCCGCCGGGCCAGCAGCTCCACGAAGCCCGGCACCCCCAGCCGCTCGGGCGCGATGAAGAGGAAGTCCAGCCTCCCCTCCAGGTACTCCGCGCACACCTGGCGCGAGGTGGCACGGTCTCGTCCCGAGTGGATACGCTCCGCCGCCAGACCGAGCGACTGGAGCCGCGCCACCTGGTCCTCCATCAGCGCGATGAGTGGGCTGATGACCAGGGTCGTTCCCGCTCGCGCCAGACCCGGCAGCTGGTAGCAGAGGGATTTGCCCGCCCCCGTCGGCATGACCAGCAGCAGGTCCTTGCCCTCCGTCGCCGCACGGCACACCGCCTCCTGGTACGGCCGGAAATCCGAGAAGCCGTACACCTCGTGCAGCAGTCCTCGCAGGGCGTTCGGCGGCGTGGGCTCGCGTGGCTTGCGCTCAGGTCGCGTGTTGGGCGCGACGAGGGTGAGGGACGGGCGCGCGGTGGTGCGCGGGGATTTGGGAAGACCCTCACCCTGACCCTCTCCCAGGGGGAGAGGGGATTCACGCGGAGCCAACCTGGGGGTCCGCGTACCCTCTCCCCGTCCCTCTCCCGGAGGGCGAGGGGTGGTGGGCGGCGGCATCGGCAGATTGGGCGGAACCTTTCCCACCACCTCGATGACGTAGGCCTCGATTCCCTTCAGGAACGAGTCCAGGTCTCCGCTGCCCCGCTCGATGCGCTGCAGCCACGCCTCCCATTGTCCCGTCATCGCCGGGCTCTTCACGTCCGGATGCACCACCCGGATGAGCGCGATCCCCTTCTCCGTCGCCTCGAACGACTTGCCCCTCCTCACCAGATAGCCACGGTCCAGCAGGGTCTCGATGATCGCCGCGCGCGTGGCCGGTGTCCCCAGCCCCGACTCCCTCATCGCGTCCGCCAGCTCCTTGTCGTCCAGCGTCCGCCCCGCCGTCTCCATCGCCGTCAGCAGGCTCGCGTCCGTGAGCCGGGGCGGCGGCCGCGTCCGCTTCGTCACCGGCTTCACCTCGCGCACCGAGCGCGCCTGCCCCTTCGCCAGCCCCGATGGCAACTCCTGCTCGTCCTCGGGCTCCTCCGCCTCCCCCTCCCCCTCCTTCTTCCCCGCCTCCCGAGGCTTCGGCGCCTTCTGCCCTCCTCCCACGTCCAGCACCTTCCAGCCCTGGCGCTCCACCATCGTGCCCGTGCTCTGGAAGCGGTCCACCACCCCGGACGCGTCCTTCGCCGTGACCGCCGTGATGACCGTCGTCACCGACCAGACGAAGTCCTCGTGCCACGCCGCCAGCAGCCGGCGGCAGACGAGCTCGTAGATGCGCCGCTCCTCCTGCGACAGCCTCGCGCCCTCCGGCGAGGTCGCCGTGGGGATGATGGCGTGGTGGTCCGTCACCTTCGCGTCGTCCACGAAGCGCCGCCCCAGCGGGCGCTGTCCCGTGCCCGGCGCGAGCAGCGCCTCCCAGGGCGCGCGGATGGCGTTCACCACGTCCGGCAACGTCTCGGCAATCTGCTTCGACAGGTGCCGGCTGGAGGTACGCGGGTAGCTCAGCAGCTTGTGCTTCTCGTACAGCGCCTGCGCCAGCTCCAGGGTGCGCTGGGCGCTGTAGCCATACAGCCGGTTGGCGTGGCGCTGGAGCTCCGTCAAATCGTAGAGCAGCGGCGGCGCCATCCGCTTCGTCTCGGCGGTGACGGACTCCACGGCGGCGTGGCCCGCCTTCACCCGCTCGACGATGCGCCCGGCCTCCTCGCCATCCGCGGACAGACGCCGCGCCTCGCGCGCGTCCCACTCCTTCTCCTTCCCCGGCTCGGCGGGACGGAACCAGGTGCCTTGATATTGCCCCTGCGGTCCCTCGGGACCCGCCGGACCGAACGTGGCCAGAATCTCCAGGTAGTCCTTCGGGACGAAATCGCGGATGGCCAGCTCGCGCTCCACCACCATGGCCAGCGTGGGCGTCTGCACCCGCCCCACCGACAGCGTGTCCCCGCCCGCCAGCGTGTACAGGCGCGACAGGTTCATCCCCACCAGCCAGTCCGCCCGGCTGCGCCCCTTCGCCGCGTCCGCCAGCGGCTCGTAGTCGCGCCCCGGCTTCAGCAAGCGGAAGCCCTCCCGGATGGCCCCCTCCGTCAGCGACGACACCCAGAGCCGCCGCACCGGCTTGCGGCACCCGGCGGCCTCGTAGATGTAACGGAAGATGAGCTCGCCCTCGCGCCCGGCGTCCGTGGCGCACACCACGGTGTCCACCTCGGGCGCGTTCATCACCCGGCGCACCACCTTGAACTGGCTCGCCGTCTTCTCCTCCACCACCAGCGGCCACTCGCGCGGCAGCATCGGCAGCAGCTCGCGCTGCCAGCGCTTCCACTCCGGCCGCATCTCATGCGGCTGTGCCAGTCCCACCAGGTGCCCGATGGCCCACGTCACCACGTAGCCGTTGCCCCGGTAGCACCCCTCGCCCTGCTCGCGAGCCCCCAGCGCCCGCGCGATGTCGCGCGCCATGGATGGCTTCTCCGCCACCACGGCCATCACGCCCCGTCCTCCGTCACCCATGTTCATCCCACCTCATCGCGTCCGGCCCCGACCCTTACCGCGTCCGTCGGGTCTGGCCATCCCCCTACATACACCACCCCTGCAAGGTCGTTCAGGTATTCAACTTACATACCCGCTGGGCGGGCGAGCGGGCAGGGGGCGCGGATTCCCGGCACTCCCGCCCAGGCCCGCATCGCGTGGCGCTCATACGCAAGCGGTTGGCGTCCGAGAGGAAAACTCCCGATCGCACTTTGGCCATTATCCGCCCGTCGCCAACGCGCTCACGGGCACGCCACGGGGGGAGGAGCCCATGCATATGAGGTTGGAGAACGGGATGAAGGTGTCGGGTCATCAGGGCCACGGGAAGCGGTTCGAGGGTCAGGCGGTCGGGGTGGTCCTGCATGTGGGGGGGGAGCAGAGCGCGTCGGTGGTGAGACCTCTGGCCCGGCCGTCGTACATGGCCGGGCAGTTCGAGCGCGATGGGGGCAACCGACTGGAGGTGCCGCCGTTGGCGTCCTTCGCGGGGGCGAAGCGGACC encodes:
- a CDS encoding M57 family metalloprotease, with product MRKLSMALLAGVALVGCGGPEVAEQKIPTFEEFQASAIKDEGDVYVVNGDEAVEGVQGLRAYYDNYVANGEVGTANGELAVYYIGGDIKWSSTAARNLTYCVSSSSFGSRYSTVVSAMNNAAAAWEATANVNFVHSSAYDSNCTASQTAVVFDVRQVTGAGYTARAFFPNSSRSARNVLIDSSAFGNMGVWTLTGVLRHELGHTLGFRHEHTRLSSTGCYEDANWRALTSYDSSSVMHYPQCRGTQTGDLVLTSLDKSGARALYP
- a CDS encoding M57 family metalloprotease codes for the protein MRKLSMALLAGVALVGCGGPEAAEQQIPTFEEFQAQAIKDEGDVYVVNGDEAVEGVQGLREYYDNFVANGDVGTAEGGLAVYYVSGRDIKWSATAARNITYCVSSSSFGSRYNTVVSAMNSATAAWEATANVNFVHSSSYDSNCTASQSAVVFDVRQVSGAGYVARAFFPNSSRSARNVLIDTSAFGSSGSWTLTGVLRHELGHTLGFRHEHTRSTSSGCYEDNQWRALTSTYDRASVMHYPQCNGTQTGDLVLTSLDKTGARALYP
- a CDS encoding DUF5335 domain-containing protein, which translates into the protein MQHHTREIPREVWSDYLTLLSSIERDHQVRVEAGSPDLGEQTVAASLPLVDISVEEKGSDEGAIEVTVGRPGEEITHRILHPEHVWAEESDSGDIECLDIEDSDHVKTLIYFEPRLGLEEGLSQQV
- a CDS encoding HEAT repeat domain-containing protein yields the protein MTRMSHGHRSTGWRVALLAAAAWLLPAGASAAGTDKTPLRQVTCSFTGMVDELRAALKSGSPAYRKYVKERLKVAARAMPADELLAVIQQERDADTLEALGAALAGKASFSEDATLLQPLLARAAGDADPGLRAAAVRGLRGTGSVDAMAKNGGVVTYEQLIRDSAPEVRQAVVENLVHESAKVYFGHDRTVSETAVNTALAAKDPEVAAKLLSEVSMEQVGHGTVEQLRQQLRSDNASLRGAAATALGGVPGAESASVRDSLVELYRTDKDPAVRKAALQGIVRLGMGGALSTLESLRGVAPAMDPEIDAWRTALGMNLQEWELLLREKERLRK
- a CDS encoding Rieske 2Fe-2S domain-containing protein; this translates as MPDVTRFFHPVLPSRKLKEKPVRVELAGRAYVLFRDAQGRPAALADACPHRLAPLSAGRVTPEGRLECPYHGWLFDADGHGRSPSQPDLKKCDARSFQLVERFDSLWLAARDAPPSAFPDFVPQGYDFNGTFSMLFRAPLHVALDNFSEDEHTPFVHTRLGWSRAQTKDIEYEAHNFDDRTEVRYSAPQRPSYLIPLLLLRNGDIFHNHWVTRFDPVRTDYTITWTSPTGQQRPFVNRAVIFFVPETASTTRLHFFSFVQLHDERLRPLMPLMRRAALLLSWFEVRDDARFIPLVAHTPYSMKGMRLGKYDKPLIHHRKLLERIYFAQADASTSSEPAQGPEAAHG
- a CDS encoding M23 family metallopeptidase; this translates as MNVKKMLYAAVALTAGWAGVAVSATAKGPICETTANVNSTTYYNCSGSSHTALDMGNASCGEWNHRAMLSGSYYYRYYGGCAAACYGSTCNGGAGNYYVVTGSNGWEHRQLHIYANVSSGSKTCDGCALGLVGGTGSATGPHVHADNRQYGTRKSAWYTSKGTTCGSSAYCGNVVGYPTLQ
- a CDS encoding phospholipase D-like domain-containing protein, producing MTLESLLLEVWPHVAAAFAVVANLLATGHAVLRKRDVRAAVAWVGLVWLVPLVGVVLYLLLGINRIRRRGRSLALRQEHGQFPPRPEVTACTPEELAVAMLPAAHLASLARLVDEVVHHRPLLPGNRLVPLEAGAGAYPAMLDAIEAARTSISLCSYIFDNDEAGRRFVEALGRAVKRGVQVRVLIDALGARYDWPPITGRLRRAGVRVARFLPTLLMPARLPFMNLRNHRKLLVVDGRVGFTGGMNIREHFLPGHGDARDLHFRVEGPVVGQLQETFAEDWAFTTKERLQGEAWFPPLEPVGPVLARGIPDGPDEDFETLRWTLLGALACARSTVRIVTPYFIPDSALVTALNVAALRGVRVDVVLPERLNLPVVQWAATAQLWQVMRPNCRIFLTAPPFDHTKLMVVDGVWSLVGSANWDPRSLRLNFEFDVECYDPELAMRLEGLIEERLKRARQLTQEELSARSLPIRLRDGVARLLSPYL